A genomic region of Rhizobium sp. NXC24 contains the following coding sequences:
- a CDS encoding transcriptional regulator, translated as MITAPDNDNNFDGPMVFIIIGKGYETDGGEGVDLHVMLKAPDDDTAVREALNALAEEGFIEADLDQIGMLTDVPDEEPHASAYQGALEGEVAIIRFR; from the coding sequence ATGATCACTGCGCCAGACAACGACAACAATTTCGACGGCCCCATGGTCTTCATCATCATCGGCAAGGGATATGAAACCGACGGCGGCGAAGGTGTCGATCTGCATGTCATGCTGAAGGCGCCGGATGACGACACCGCCGTGCGCGAAGCGCTGAACGCCCTTGCGGAGGAAGGCTTCATCGAGGCTGATCTCGATCAGATCGGCATGCTGACCGACGTGCCGGATGAGGAGCCTCATGCCTCGGCCTATCAGGGAGCACTGGAAGGGGAAGTGGCGATCATCCGCTTCCGCTAG
- the rpsL gene encoding 30S ribosomal protein S12, giving the protein MPTVNQLIRKPRQAQVKRNKVPALQENPQKRGVCTRVYTTTPKKPNSALRKVAKIRLTNGFEVIGYIPGEGHNLQEHSVVMIRGGRVKDLPGVRYHIIRGVLDTQGVKNRKQRRSKYGAKRPK; this is encoded by the coding sequence ATGCCTACCGTAAACCAGCTAATCCGCAAGCCTCGCCAGGCGCAGGTAAAGCGTAATAAGGTTCCCGCTCTTCAGGAGAACCCGCAGAAGCGTGGTGTTTGCACCCGCGTCTACACGACGACGCCGAAGAAGCCGAACTCGGCTCTGCGTAAGGTCGCAAAGATCCGCCTGACCAACGGCTTCGAAGTCATTGGTTACATCCCGGGTGAAGGTCACAACCTTCAGGAGCACTCTGTCGTCATGATCCGTGGCGGCCGCGTGAAGGACCTTCCGGGTGTTCGCTACCACATCATCCGCGGCGTTCTCGATACCCAGGGTGTCAAGAACCGCAAGCAGCGCCGTTCCAAGTACGGTGCAAAGCGTCCGAAGTAA
- the rpsG gene encoding 30S ribosomal protein S7, which yields MSRRHRAEKREINPDPKFGDLVVTKFMNAIMLDGKKSVAENIVYGAFDAVQGKAKQEPLGVFHQALDNIAPHVEVRSRRVGGATYQVPVDVRPERRQALAIRWLIAAARKRNETTMVDRLCGELLDASNNRGSAVKKREDTHKMADANRAFSHYRW from the coding sequence ATGTCCCGACGTCACAGAGCAGAAAAGCGCGAGATCAATCCGGACCCGAAGTTCGGAGATCTGGTCGTCACGAAGTTCATGAATGCCATCATGCTGGACGGCAAGAAGTCCGTAGCTGAAAACATCGTATACGGCGCATTCGACGCCGTGCAGGGCAAGGCAAAGCAGGAGCCGCTCGGCGTGTTCCATCAGGCTTTGGATAACATCGCTCCGCACGTTGAAGTCCGTTCGCGCCGCGTTGGTGGTGCTACGTATCAGGTTCCGGTCGATGTTCGTCCCGAGCGTCGTCAGGCTCTTGCCATTCGCTGGCTGATCGCTGCTGCCCGTAAGCGCAACGAAACCACCATGGTCGACCGTCTCTGCGGCGAACTTCTTGATGCCTCCAATAACCGCGGCTCTGCCGTCAAGAAGCGCGAAGACACGCACAAGATGGCTGATGCCAACCGTGCGTTCTCGCATTATCGCTGGTAA
- the fusA gene encoding elongation factor G: MAREYKIEDYRNFGIMAHIDAGKTTTTERILYYTGKSHKIGEVHDGAATMDWMEQEQERGITITSAATTTFWKGRDGKMRRFNIIDTPGHVDFTIEVERSLRVLDGAIALLDANAGVEPQTETVWRQAEKYHVPRMIFCNKMDKTGADFYRSVEMIKSRLGATAVVMQLPIGAESDFKGVIDLIEMNALIWRDESLGAQWDVVEIPEDMKAKAEEYREKLIETVVEIDEAATEAYLEGNLPDNDQIRALVRRGTIDVKFHPMFCGTAFKNKGVQPLLDAVVDYLPSPIDIPAIKGIDVKTEAEIHRHADDAEPLSMLAFKIMNDPFVGSLTFARIYSGKLEKGASVMNTVKDKRERVGRMLQMHSNSREDIEEAFAGDIVALAGLKETTTGDTLCDPLKPVILERMEFPEPVIQIAIEPKTKGDQEKMGLALNRLAAEDPSFRVKTDQESGQTIIAGMGELHLDIIVDRMRREFKVEATVGAPQVAYRETITRQTEKDYTHKKQSGGTGQFARVKIVFEPNPEGDDFKFESKIVGGAVPKEYIPGVQKGIESVLSSGPLAGFPMLGVKATLIDGAFHDVDSSVLAFEIAARACFREAAREAGAQLLEPMMKVEVVTPEDYVGDVIGDLNSRRGQIQGQESRGIAVVINANVPLANMFKYVDNLRSMSQGRAQYTMTFDHYSPVPSNVAQEIQAKYSGQK, encoded by the coding sequence ATGGCTCGCGAATATAAAATCGAAGACTACCGCAATTTCGGTATCATGGCGCACATCGACGCCGGCAAGACCACGACCACCGAGCGTATTCTTTACTACACCGGCAAGTCGCACAAGATCGGCGAAGTTCACGACGGCGCAGCCACCATGGACTGGATGGAGCAGGAGCAGGAGCGTGGCATCACGATCACCTCTGCTGCCACCACGACCTTCTGGAAGGGCCGTGACGGCAAGATGCGCCGCTTCAACATCATCGACACCCCTGGCCACGTCGACTTCACCATCGAAGTCGAGCGTTCGCTGCGCGTTCTCGACGGCGCCATCGCGCTGCTCGACGCTAACGCAGGTGTTGAGCCGCAGACGGAAACCGTCTGGCGTCAGGCTGAGAAGTATCATGTTCCGCGCATGATCTTCTGCAACAAGATGGACAAGACCGGTGCTGACTTCTATCGCTCGGTCGAGATGATCAAGTCCCGCCTCGGCGCGACCGCTGTCGTCATGCAGCTCCCGATCGGCGCTGAAAGCGACTTCAAGGGCGTTATCGACCTGATCGAGATGAACGCCCTCATCTGGCGCGACGAGTCGCTCGGCGCACAGTGGGACGTTGTCGAAATCCCGGAAGACATGAAGGCCAAGGCTGAAGAATATCGCGAAAAGCTGATCGAGACGGTTGTCGAGATCGACGAAGCTGCGACCGAAGCCTACCTCGAAGGCAATCTGCCGGACAACGACCAGATCCGTGCGCTCGTCCGTCGCGGCACGATCGACGTCAAGTTCCATCCGATGTTCTGCGGCACCGCCTTCAAGAACAAGGGCGTTCAGCCGTTGCTCGACGCCGTCGTCGATTACCTGCCGTCTCCGATCGACATTCCGGCGATCAAGGGCATTGATGTCAAGACGGAAGCTGAAATCCACCGTCATGCTGACGACGCTGAGCCGCTGTCCATGCTGGCGTTCAAGATCATGAACGACCCCTTCGTCGGTTCGCTGACCTTCGCCCGCATCTACTCCGGCAAGCTCGAAAAGGGCGCGTCGGTCATGAACACGGTCAAGGATAAGCGCGAGCGCGTCGGCCGCATGCTGCAGATGCACTCCAACTCGCGTGAAGACATCGAAGAAGCCTTCGCTGGCGATATCGTTGCTCTGGCCGGCCTCAAGGAAACCACCACTGGCGATACGCTCTGCGATCCGCTGAAGCCGGTTATCCTCGAGCGCATGGAATTCCCGGAGCCCGTCATCCAGATCGCGATCGAGCCGAAGACCAAGGGCGACCAGGAAAAGATGGGCCTCGCGCTCAACCGCCTGGCTGCCGAAGATCCGTCCTTCCGTGTGAAGACCGACCAGGAATCGGGCCAGACGATCATTGCCGGCATGGGTGAACTTCACCTCGACATCATCGTCGACCGCATGCGTCGTGAATTCAAGGTTGAAGCCACCGTCGGCGCGCCGCAGGTTGCTTACCGCGAAACCATCACGCGTCAGACCGAAAAAGACTACACCCACAAGAAGCAGTCGGGTGGTACCGGTCAGTTCGCTCGCGTGAAGATCGTGTTCGAACCGAACCCGGAAGGCGACGATTTCAAGTTCGAGTCCAAGATCGTCGGTGGTGCTGTTCCGAAGGAATACATCCCGGGCGTCCAGAAGGGCATCGAAAGCGTCCTGTCTTCGGGTCCGCTGGCTGGCTTCCCGATGCTCGGCGTCAAGGCGACGCTCATCGACGGTGCCTTCCACGACGTCGACTCGTCGGTTCTAGCCTTCGAAATCGCTGCACGTGCCTGCTTCCGTGAAGCAGCTCGCGAAGCTGGCGCCCAGCTCCTCGAGCCGATGATGAAGGTCGAAGTCGTGACGCCGGAAGATTACGTCGGCGACGTCATCGGCGACCTGAACTCGCGTCGTGGCCAGATCCAGGGTCAGGAAAGCCGCGGTATCGCCGTTGTCATCAACGCGAACGTCCCGCTGGCAAACATGTTCAAGTACGTCGACAACCTGCGCTCGATGTCTCAGGGCCGTGCGCAGTACACCATGACCTTCGATCATTATTCGCCGGTCCCGTCGAACGTCGCACAGGAAATCCAGGCAAAGTATTCCGGTCAGAAGTGA
- the tuf gene encoding elongation factor Tu: MAKSKFERNKPHVNIGTIGHVDHGKTSLTAAITKFFGEFKAYDQIDAAPEEKARGITISTAHVEYETAARHYAHVDCPGHADYVKNMITGAAQMDGAILVCSAADGPMPQTREHILLARQVGVPAIVVFLNKVDQVDDAELLELVELEVRELLSSYDFPGDDIPVVKGSALAALEDSNKEIGENAIRELMAQVDAYIPTPERPIDQPFLMPIEDVFSISGRGTVVTGRVERGIVKVGEEVEIVGIRPTSKTTVTGVEMFRKLLDQGQAGDNIGALVRGVNRDGVERGQILCKPGSVKPHKKFMAEAYILTKEEGGRHTPFFTNYRPQFYFRTTDVTGIVTLPEGTEMVMPGDNVTVAVELIVPIAMEEKLRFAIREGGRTVGAGIVASIVE; this comes from the coding sequence ATGGCAAAGAGTAAGTTTGAGCGCAATAAGCCGCACGTTAACATCGGCACGATCGGCCACGTTGACCACGGCAAGACGTCTCTGACGGCAGCGATCACGAAGTTCTTCGGTGAGTTCAAGGCGTATGACCAGATCGACGCGGCACCGGAAGAAAAGGCGCGTGGTATCACGATCTCGACGGCACACGTTGAATATGAGACGGCTGCTCGTCACTATGCGCACGTCGACTGCCCCGGCCACGCTGACTATGTGAAGAACATGATCACGGGTGCTGCGCAGATGGACGGCGCGATCCTGGTTTGCTCGGCTGCCGACGGCCCGATGCCGCAGACGCGCGAGCACATCCTGCTCGCCCGCCAGGTTGGCGTTCCGGCGATCGTAGTGTTCCTGAACAAGGTCGACCAGGTTGACGACGCCGAGCTTCTGGAGCTCGTCGAGCTTGAAGTTCGCGAACTGCTGTCGTCCTACGACTTCCCGGGCGACGACATTCCGGTTGTCAAGGGTTCGGCGCTTGCTGCCCTGGAAGACAGCAACAAGGAAATCGGCGAAAACGCGATCCGCGAGCTGATGGCCCAGGTTGACGCCTACATCCCGACGCCAGAGCGTCCGATCGACCAGCCGTTCCTGATGCCGATCGAAGACGTGTTCTCGATCTCCGGCCGTGGTACGGTTGTGACGGGCCGCGTCGAGCGTGGTATCGTCAAGGTTGGTGAAGAAGTCGAAATCGTCGGCATTCGTCCGACGTCGAAGACGACGGTTACCGGCGTTGAAATGTTCCGCAAGCTGCTCGACCAGGGCCAGGCCGGCGACAACATCGGCGCGCTGGTCCGCGGTGTGAACCGTGACGGCGTCGAGCGTGGCCAGATCCTGTGCAAGCCGGGTTCTGTGAAGCCGCACAAGAAGTTCATGGCCGAAGCCTACATCCTGACGAAGGAAGAGGGTGGCCGTCATACGCCGTTCTTCACGAACTACCGTCCGCAGTTCTACTTCCGCACGACGGACGTGACGGGCATCGTGACGCTTCCGGAAGGCACGGAAATGGTTATGCCTGGCGACAACGTCACGGTTGCCGTTGAGCTGATCGTTCCGATCGCGATGGAAGAAAAGCTGCGCTTCGCTATCCGCGAAGGCGGCCGTACCGTCGGCGCCGGCATCGTCGCCTCCATCGTCGAGTAA
- the rpsJ gene encoding 30S ribosomal protein S10 yields MNGQNIRIRLKAFDHRILDASTREIVSTAKRTGASVRGPVPLPTRIEKFTVNRSPHIDKKSREQFEMRTHKRLLDIVDPTPQTVDALMKLDLAAGVDVEIKL; encoded by the coding sequence ATGAACGGCCAAAATATCCGCATTCGCCTGAAGGCGTTCGATCACCGGATTCTCGATGCTTCCACGCGCGAGATCGTGTCGACGGCGAAGCGCACCGGTGCTAGCGTCCGGGGCCCCGTTCCGCTTCCGACTCGTATCGAGAAGTTCACGGTGAACCGGTCCCCGCACATCGACAAGAAGAGCCGCGAGCAGTTCGAGATGCGCACGCATAAGCGCCTTCTCGACATCGTTGACCCGACCCCGCAGACGGTAGACGCGCTGATGAAGCTCGATCTCGCCGCCGGTGTCGATGTTGAGATCAAGCTCTGA
- the rplC gene encoding 50S ribosomal protein L3 → MRSGVIAQKVGMTRVYNDAGEHVPVTVLRLDGCQVVAQRTVEKNGYTAVQLGAGQAKVKNTTKALRGHFAVASVEPKAKLVEFRVTDDNLLEVGTELKAAHFTAGQLVDVTGTTIGKGFAGAIKRHGFGGLRATHGVSVSHRSHGSTGSRQDPGKVFKNKKMAGHMGQTRVTTQNLEVVSTDEDRGLILVKGAVPGSKGAWIIVRDAVKSAAK, encoded by the coding sequence ATGCGTTCAGGTGTGATTGCACAGAAGGTGGGAATGACCCGCGTCTATAACGACGCCGGCGAGCACGTCCCGGTAACGGTATTGCGTTTGGATGGCTGCCAGGTCGTGGCCCAGCGCACAGTAGAAAAGAATGGCTACACCGCAGTTCAGCTCGGTGCTGGCCAGGCAAAAGTTAAGAACACGACGAAGGCCCTGCGCGGTCATTTCGCCGTTGCCAGCGTTGAGCCGAAGGCCAAGCTCGTTGAATTCCGTGTTACGGACGACAACCTGCTCGAAGTTGGTACCGAGCTCAAGGCCGCTCACTTCACGGCGGGCCAGCTCGTCGACGTGACCGGCACGACGATCGGTAAGGGCTTTGCCGGCGCCATCAAGCGCCACGGCTTCGGCGGTCTGCGCGCCACGCATGGTGTGTCGGTTTCGCACCGCTCGCACGGTTCGACCGGCTCGCGCCAGGATCCGGGCAAGGTGTTCAAGAACAAGAAGATGGCTGGTCACATGGGCCAGACCCGCGTCACGACGCAGAACCTCGAAGTGGTATCGACCGATGAAGATCGCGGTCTGATCCTCGTCAAGGGTGCGGTTCCCGGCTCCAAGGGTGCCTGGATCATCGTACGCGATGCCGTCAAGTCGGCTGCGAAGTAA
- the rplD gene encoding 50S ribosomal protein L4, whose amino-acid sequence MELNVKTLEGKDAGKVSLSDAIFGLEPREDILARVIRWQLAKKQQGTHQAKGRADVARTGAKMYKQKGTGRARHHSARAPQFRGGGKAHGPVARSHEHDLPKKVRALGLRHALSAKLKSEDVIVIDSLVAADAKTKALASTFETLGLTNALFIGGAELDSNFKLAAQNIPNIDVLPIQGINVYDILRRGKLVLSKAAVEALEERFK is encoded by the coding sequence ATGGAATTGAACGTCAAGACCCTCGAGGGAAAAGACGCTGGGAAGGTTTCCCTTTCTGATGCGATTTTCGGCCTCGAGCCGCGTGAGGACATCCTCGCACGCGTCATTCGCTGGCAGCTCGCCAAGAAGCAGCAGGGCACGCATCAGGCAAAGGGCCGCGCAGACGTAGCGCGCACCGGTGCCAAGATGTACAAGCAGAAGGGTACGGGCCGCGCTCGTCACCATTCAGCTCGCGCTCCGCAGTTCCGCGGCGGTGGTAAGGCTCACGGCCCGGTCGCTCGCAGCCATGAGCACGACCTGCCGAAGAAGGTTCGCGCCCTCGGCCTGCGTCATGCTCTGTCCGCCAAGCTGAAGTCCGAAGACGTCATCGTCATCGACAGCCTGGTTGCAGCCGATGCAAAGACCAAGGCTCTGGCCAGCACTTTCGAGACGCTCGGCCTGACCAATGCACTCTTCATCGGTGGCGCTGAGCTCGACAGCAACTTCAAGCTCGCGGCTCAGAACATCCCGAACATCGATGTTCTGCCGATCCAGGGCATCAACGTTTACGACATCCTGCGCCGCGGCAAGCTCGTGCTGTCCAAGGCTGCAGTTGAAGCTCTAGAGGAGCGATTCAAGTGA
- a CDS encoding 50S ribosomal protein L23 gives MTDLRHYDVIVSPAITEKSTLLSDNNQVVFNVAKTATKPEIKAAVEALFGVKVTAVNTLLRLGKTKRFKGLVGKQKDVKKAVVTLAEGQSIDVSTGL, from the coding sequence GTGACGGATCTTCGCCATTATGATGTGATCGTGTCTCCTGCGATCACCGAAAAGTCCACGCTGCTTTCGGACAATAACCAGGTTGTTTTCAACGTTGCCAAGACCGCGACGAAGCCTGAAATCAAGGCTGCCGTCGAAGCGCTCTTCGGCGTCAAGGTGACGGCCGTTAACACTCTGCTGCGCCTCGGCAAGACCAAGCGGTTCAAGGGTCTCGTCGGCAAGCAGAAGGACGTGAAGAAGGCTGTTGTGACGCTCGCCGAAGGCCAGTCGATCGACGTCTCCACCGGTCTCTGA
- the rplB gene encoding 50S ribosomal protein L2, producing MALKTFNPTTPSQRQLVIVDRSSLYKGKPVKTLTEGLTSKGGRNNTGRITVRFQGGGHKRSYRLVDFKRRKFDVEASVERIEYDPNRTAYIALVKYTDGELAYILAPQRLAAGDKVVASEKAVDVKPGNTMPLQFIPVGSIIHNVEMKPGKGGQIARSAGSYAQLVGRDQGMAILRLNSGEQRLVHGNCLATIGAVSNPDHANINDGKAGRSRWRGKKPHNRGVVMNPVDHPHGGGEGRTSGGRHPVTPWGKPTKGKRTRSNKSTDKMIMRSRHQRKK from the coding sequence ATGGCATTGAAAACATTCAATCCGACGACCCCGAGCCAGCGTCAGCTGGTCATCGTCGATCGCTCCTCGCTCTACAAGGGCAAGCCGGTCAAGACGCTGACGGAAGGCCTGACCTCCAAGGGTGGCCGCAACAACACCGGCCGCATCACCGTGCGTTTCCAGGGTGGCGGTCACAAGCGCAGCTATCGTCTGGTCGACTTCAAGCGTCGCAAGTTCGACGTTGAAGCATCAGTCGAGCGCATCGAATACGACCCGAACCGTACCGCTTACATCGCTCTGGTGAAGTACACGGACGGCGAACTGGCCTACATCCTCGCTCCGCAGCGCCTCGCTGCTGGCGACAAGGTCGTCGCTTCGGAAAAGGCAGTGGACGTGAAGCCGGGCAACACCATGCCGCTTCAGTTCATCCCGGTCGGCTCCATCATCCATAACGTGGAAATGAAGCCGGGCAAGGGCGGTCAGATCGCTCGTTCTGCTGGCTCCTACGCTCAGCTCGTTGGTCGTGACCAGGGCATGGCGATCCTTCGCCTGAATTCGGGCGAACAGCGCCTCGTACATGGCAATTGCCTTGCAACGATCGGTGCGGTTTCGAACCCGGATCATGCCAACATCAACGACGGTAAGGCCGGTCGTTCGCGTTGGCGTGGCAAGAAGCCGCATAACCGCGGCGTTGTCATGAACCCGGTTGACCATCCGCACGGCGGTGGTGAAGGCCGCACCTCCGGTGGTCGCCATCCGGTGACCCCATGGGGTAAGCCGACCAAGGGCAAGCGTACGCGGTCGAACAAGTCGACCGACAAGATGATCATGCGCTCGCGCCATCAGCGCAAGAAGTAA
- the rpsS gene encoding 30S ribosomal protein S19: MARSVWKGPFVDGYLLKKAEKVREGGRSEVIKMWSRRSTIMPQFVGLTFGVYNGSKHIPVSVNEDMVGHKFGEFAPTRTYYGHGADKKAKRK; encoded by the coding sequence GTGGCTCGTTCAGTATGGAAAGGTCCGTTTGTTGACGGCTATCTTCTCAAGAAGGCTGAGAAGGTGCGCGAAGGCGGACGTAGCGAAGTAATCAAGATGTGGAGCCGTCGCTCCACGATCATGCCGCAGTTCGTTGGTCTCACCTTTGGTGTTTACAACGGCAGCAAGCACATTCCGGTCAGCGTCAACGAAGACATGGTCGGTCACAAGTTCGGCGAGTTCGCCCCGACCCGTACCTATTATGGTCACGGTGCGGACAAGAAGGCGAAGAGGAAGTAA
- the rplV gene encoding 50S ribosomal protein L22, which produces MGKAKTERRLKDNEAQAVARTLRVSPQKLNLVAASIRGKKVDRALAELEFSRKRIAGAVKKTLESAIANAENNHDLDVDSLVVAEAYVGKSIVMKRFHARGRGRASRIERPFAHLTIVVREVEAQGEAA; this is translated from the coding sequence ATGGGCAAGGCAAAAACCGAACGCCGGCTGAAGGACAATGAGGCGCAGGCAGTTGCGCGCACGCTCCGTGTCAGCCCGCAGAAGCTCAACCTGGTCGCGGCTTCGATCCGCGGCAAGAAGGTTGACCGCGCGCTCGCAGAGCTGGAATTCTCGCGCAAGCGTATTGCTGGCGCCGTGAAGAAGACGCTCGAATCTGCGATCGCCAACGCTGAGAACAACCATGATCTCGACGTTGACTCGCTGGTCGTGGCGGAAGCCTACGTCGGCAAGTCGATCGTCATGAAGCGTTTCCACGCTCGTGGCCGTGGCCGCGCGTCTCGTATCGAGCGCCCGTTTGCGCACCTGACGATCGTCGTTCGTGAAGTGGAAGCTCAAGGGGAGGCCGCATAA
- the rpsC gene encoding 30S ribosomal protein S3, with protein sequence MGQKINPIGFRLGINRTWDSRWFADNAEYGQLLHEDLKMRKFVMNELKQAGISKVVIERPHKKCRVTIHSARPGLIIGKKGADIDKLRKKLSDMTNSETHLNIVEVRKPEIDATLVAQSIAQQLERRVAFRRAMKRAVQSAMRLGAEGIKITCAGRLGGAEIARTEWYREGRVPLHTLRADIDYGTAEAETAFGICGIKVWIFKGEILEHDPMASERRALEGDAQGPASRDRDRDRRRENA encoded by the coding sequence ATGGGTCAGAAAATCAATCCAATCGGTTTTCGTCTTGGCATCAACCGTACTTGGGATAGCCGCTGGTTTGCGGACAATGCCGAGTATGGCCAGCTCCTCCACGAAGACCTGAAGATGCGCAAGTTCGTCATGAACGAACTGAAGCAAGCCGGTATCTCCAAGGTGGTCATCGAGCGCCCGCACAAGAAGTGCCGCGTCACGATCCACTCGGCTCGTCCGGGCCTGATCATCGGCAAGAAGGGCGCTGATATCGACAAGCTCCGCAAGAAGCTGTCGGACATGACGAATTCCGAAACGCACCTCAACATCGTTGAAGTTCGCAAGCCGGAAATCGACGCGACGCTGGTTGCCCAGTCGATCGCTCAGCAGCTCGAGCGCCGTGTAGCTTTCCGTCGCGCCATGAAGCGCGCCGTTCAGTCCGCGATGCGTCTTGGCGCCGAAGGCATCAAGATCACCTGCGCCGGCCGTCTCGGTGGTGCGGAAATCGCTCGTACGGAATGGTACCGTGAAGGTCGTGTGCCGCTGCATACGCTGCGCGCCGACATCGACTACGGTACGGCTGAAGCAGAAACCGCTTTCGGTATCTGCGGCATCAAGGTCTGGATCTTCAAGGGCGAAATCCTTGAGCACGATCCGATGGCCTCCGAACGCCGCGCGCTCGAAGGCGACGCCCAGGGTCCGGCTAGCCGCGATCGCGATAGAGACCGCCGCCGCGAAAACGCTTGA
- the rplP gene encoding 50S ribosomal protein L16: MLQPKRTKYRKQFKGRIKGVAKGGSDLAFGEFGLKSQEPNRVNAREIEAARRAITRYMKRAGRVWIRVFPDVPVTAKPTEVRMGKGKGSVEYWACKVKPGRMMFEIDGVSEEIAREALRLGAAKLSVKTRFVQRIAE; encoded by the coding sequence ATGTTGCAGCCAAAGCGTACGAAGTACCGCAAGCAATTTAAGGGCCGCATCAAGGGCGTTGCCAAGGGTGGTTCTGACCTCGCATTCGGCGAATTCGGTCTGAAGTCGCAGGAGCCCAACCGCGTCAACGCTCGTGAGATCGAAGCGGCTCGCCGCGCGATCACGCGTTATATGAAGCGTGCCGGCCGTGTATGGATCCGCGTGTTCCCGGATGTTCCGGTAACCGCAAAGCCGACCGAAGTCCGCATGGGTAAAGGTAAAGGCTCTGTCGAATACTGGGCATGCAAGGTCAAGCCCGGCCGTATGATGTTCGAGATCGATGGTGTGAGCGAGGAAATCGCTCGTGAGGCTCTGCGCCTCGGCGCCGCCAAGCTCTCGGTCAAGACGCGCTTCGTGCAGCGCATTGCAGAGTAA
- the rpmC gene encoding 50S ribosomal protein L29, translating into MKAADVRALSADQLKDELAKLKKEQFNLRFQKATGQLEKSSRINEVRKDIARVKTIARQKAAEAKA; encoded by the coding sequence ATGAAAGCCGCAGATGTTCGCGCCCTGAGCGCCGACCAACTCAAGGACGAGCTTGCCAAGCTGAAGAAGGAGCAGTTCAACCTGCGCTTTCAGAAGGCGACCGGCCAGCTTGAGAAGTCCTCGCGCATCAACGAAGTCCGCAAGGACATCGCCCGCGTGAAAACCATTGCCCGCCAGAAGGCGGCAGAAGCAAAGGCCTAA
- the rpsQ gene encoding 30S ribosomal protein S17 has protein sequence MPKRILQGVVVSDKNEKTVVVRVERRFAHPLLQKTVRRSKKYKAHDENNQYKVGDVVSIEECAPISKDKTWTVVSAQAK, from the coding sequence ATGCCGAAGCGCATTCTGCAGGGCGTCGTGGTCAGCGACAAGAACGAGAAGACGGTAGTTGTCCGCGTGGAGCGTCGTTTCGCTCACCCGCTGCTTCAGAAGACCGTTCGTCGTTCCAAGAAGTACAAGGCTCACGACGAAAACAATCAGTACAAGGTCGGCGACGTCGTTTCCATCGAGGAATGCGCGCCGATCTCCAAGGACAAGACCTGGACGGTCGTTTCCGCCCAGGCCAAGTAA
- the rplN gene encoding 50S ribosomal protein L14 has translation MIQMQTNLDVADNSGARRVMCIKVLGGSKRKYASIGDVIVVSIKEAIPRGRVKKGDVMKAVVVRTAKDIRRPDGSVIRFDTNAAVLIDNKKEPIGTRIFGPVPRELRAKNHMKIISLAPEVL, from the coding sequence ATGATTCAGATGCAAACAAACCTCGACGTGGCGGATAATTCCGGCGCACGTCGTGTCATGTGCATCAAGGTGCTGGGCGGCTCGAAGCGCAAGTATGCCTCGATCGGCGACGTCATCGTCGTTTCGATCAAGGAAGCCATTCCGCGCGGCCGCGTGAAGAAGGGTGACGTGATGAAGGCGGTTGTCGTTCGCACCGCCAAGGACATCCGTCGTCCGGATGGCAGCGTCATCCGCTTCGATACCAACGCAGCAGTCCTCATCGACAACAAGAAAGAGCCGATCGGCACCCGTATCTTCGGACCGGTTCCGCGCGAACTTCGCGCCAAGAACCACATGAAGATCATCTCGCTGGCTCCAGAAGTACTGTAA
- the rplX gene encoding 50S ribosomal protein L24, whose product MQKIRKGDKVVVLAGKDKGRTGEVIQVLPKEDRAVVRGVNVIKRHQRQTQTQEAGIISKEAPLHLSNIAIVDKDGKPTRVGFKVVDGKKVRVAKTSGEVIDG is encoded by the coding sequence ATGCAAAAGATCCGTAAAGGCGACAAGGTTGTCGTATTGGCCGGCAAGGACAAGGGCCGTACCGGCGAAGTCATTCAAGTGCTGCCGAAGGAAGACCGCGCGGTCGTCCGTGGCGTCAACGTCATCAAGCGCCACCAGCGCCAGACGCAGACCCAGGAAGCCGGCATCATCAGCAAGGAAGCCCCGCTTCACCTGTCCAACATTGCGATCGTCGACAAGGACGGCAAGCCGACCCGCGTCGGTTTCAAGGTTGTAGATGGCAAGAAGGTCCGTGTGGCCAAGACCTCGGGAGAAGTGATCGATGGCTGA